The Aspergillus fumigatus Af293 chromosome 5, whole genome shotgun sequence nucleotide sequence ACCCAGATAGAACGCATCCTTAGGCGTCATGCGTCTACGCCGCTCCACGATATTCTTCAACTGTTCAAAGATAGTATACTGCAGTATAGGGTTGATCACTAGGACGAGCGCTGGGAGCACTCCGGCAAAAAGGGCCGTAGGCCCTTCCCGTCGAATCAGATCCATTAAGGTGCCAATAGTCGAAGCCCgtgccttcttctccggcgCTCCAGGCAATGCCTGATCCTCCGCATCCGACTTGCGAGCTGTCATTCTTGTGTTCACGACCCAAATGGGATTGGTGATCAGGACTGTTGCACTTCCGGCGATAGCCCCAGCGATCATCGACTCAGCCGTGGTAAGTTTCTTGGATGCACGACCAGCTTTCACGGCTGCTTTCTCGAAGGCCGCACGAGTCCATTCGAACCAATAATAGTATACGAAATTAGTAACGCTTATGCCGAACAGTGCTGATTCAAGTCCGGAGTACAATCCACTGAAACCTTCACGCTGGACAATGCGGCGGACGGCGTCCATGGTTGTAGACTGGGCACGTTTCGATTCCACCTGTGCTCTTGTAGATAAGGTGATGAGAGGATAGCTAACAGCAAATGATCGTCAACCCGTGCTCCAATAAAGGGGGATTCAAGTTTGCGCACGTCAAGACCATTGAAAGAATGCCACCGCCAGCGCCAGCTAATGCATGCGCTATGTTGTCACTTTGCTGGGCAGCAGCTGACGCTGCAACAGCCCTTTTCTGCTCCTGAATTCTTGATTGGGACATGGCGAACACAACTCAAGCCTGTAAGAGGTGTCCTGGTTGAGAAATCGAAGGGTAACTGTGTACAAAAGAGCGTTCAGTCCAAGTACGGATATCTGACGAGCAACCAGGGTTATAGTTCGATGCTAACCACCCCAAGGAATACTGAAGGAGCGGATTGAGATCGATACGCAAGATGGGTGTactgagatggatgacagGATGCTCTGTGATAAGGGTAAAGAACGAAAGAACGATAGAATGGGGGTTAGCCGGGAGTAATATTGATGAGCAGACTCATGGAGAGGTAGGACGCGCGAGAATGATTCGGCTCAAGATGGAGAAATCATGACGATAACGTTCATGACGTTTACCGAATTTCAACTGAGCCTCGGCTTTTGTGTTGGCCCCCTTCCGTTGTCCGAAGTTACGATATGCGCTCATGGTGGTCGCACAAAATTTCATTCTATGCTTGGAGCAGTTTGTCCTTTCTGGAGATCAGCAGCGACTGGCATTTGTCTTGGGGTTTATTTGGACCAGTCCTTAAAGGTCCTATCCATACACGAACACGGAGTGAGTCACTGCTACAGGATATCTCCAGCTTAGGATATGAAATCACGAGTTGAGGGTCATCTTTCAGTCTTCAATATGGATAAGGCGAGATGTTAGCAAGAGGCCGAGGTCCACAGCAGGCTAGTTAACTCAATAACCTCATATGGTTGCTCATGTTGTGTTATGCTAAGCTATTAGAAACGTTCTATGTCTCCAAGCGGCCCCAAGATTTCCCTCATTTGCATGTGACGGCATTTTATGTTTTAATCCAAATTATTATGATGTACCCAAATTTACCTCACAAGGTACTGGTATTATTTAAATCAGTCATGGGTAGGTACCTATGCTCCAAGTAAGGGTGGCGTACTGTGGCACGACAAAAAGTTCGAATCTAGCGTATTTACCGCTAGCCTGGTTAGGCACCTTCATAATATTCTGTAAGATTCTAGGATAACTTCATGTAATACTATGAAGCTCATATAGACGCGATCGCATCTGCGGAGATAGATCTTTGCGAGGTGCCATAATATTGATTATTGAGAGGTATCGAGAAATTCGAATCTGTGGAGAAAATGGAATACTAAAGAGTTGCCTAATCAGGCTAGCGGTAAATACCATTGGATTCAAACTCTTGTCGTGCCTACCTTATACCTTACTCACCTAAATTGATGACAGGGCTGTCTGGTTGAGAGTGTCCCCCAATGTTATTTCAAAGTAAGATTATTCGTTTATCATTATTCCTGAGAGTCATCTATGTTTGACAAGTTCTGCGATGACTGTATTGTCTACTTGTCTCTTTGATCTCCGGCAATCACAGGCTCTGGTCTGCTCATCTCCAATCTGCCTTCTCGACCCCTCTAGCCTAGTTTAATTACGCGAAAGATGCTGCAGGCAGACTTCTGCTCCAGTCGTAAAATACAAAACCCAGTCAAAGCATGATAGATGTAACGTAATGCTTTAAGATATATCGTCTGACAATTTATCTCCCCAAAGGCGGATTGATTTTCTTTACAATTAAGTCGACAAACATTAACGAGTCTGACCTCAGAAAAAGGGGAGAATAAAAGAAGAGCCGCCGCAGAAAGGGGAGGATAAGGAGAAACCAGGGGAGAAATCATAAACGGCGCACAGCGAGCATTGATAAGTTAAGAACACCGGCGGAGATAGCGTGCAGGAAAACATTTGCGGGACAGTCTAAAGGCATGG carries:
- the pmp47 gene encoding putative peroxisomal membrane protein Pmp47; its protein translation is MSQSRIQEQKRAVAASAAAQQSDNIAHALAGAGGGILSMVLTYPLITLSTRAQVESKRAQSTTMDAVRRIVQREGFSGLYSGLESALFGISVTNFVYYYWFEWTRAAFEKAAVKAGRASKKLTTAESMIAGAIAGSATVLITNPIWVVNTRMTARKSDAEDQALPGAPEKKARASTIGTLMDLIRREGPTALFAGVLPALVLVINPILQYTIFEQLKNIVERRRRMTPKDAFYLGALGKILATTITYPYITVKSQMHVASKDGPKESLNGSLKRIISEEGYTGLYKGIVPKVTQSAITAAFLFAFKDVLYDMMVTARKRSRLSK